The following coding sequences lie in one Cucurbita pepo subsp. pepo cultivar mu-cu-16 chromosome LG13, ASM280686v2, whole genome shotgun sequence genomic window:
- the LOC111809068 gene encoding adenylate isopentenyltransferase-like produces MDIIILENGGGKTGSPVCDDSPPLTQSSAPPRTSLLLLRSVYVCLPHHSLPMTLSLSFSHFNAPFSCSSRRPRSPLVLSSSSSSSSSSSSPSPSHNLILLLGATGSGKSSLSIDLASRFPSEIINSDKMQLYTGLDITTNKLPLSDRRAVPHHLLGDFDPLAGEVSASAFRSHAAAVISGVVSRGNLPLVVGGSNSFIHALVAADFDPTHDVFGCSRNRVSTEFRYRCCFLWVDVSFPVLKRYLSKRVDEMLEAGMVRELAEFYDPEIADSETRVGLRKAIGVAEFEEFFRRHHPKGREYKEGRDPVVASAYKEAVRKIKENTWKLTKRQLGKIGRLRRAGWDLKRVDATAAVVAVLGSDAAEKRSEIWEAEVVEASVKIVKRFIA; encoded by the coding sequence atggatATTATAATACTGGAAAATGGGGGAGGAAAAACAGGATCCCCTGTGTGTGATGATTCCCCGCCATTAACACAGTCGTCTGCTCCGCCACGCAcctccctcctcctcctccgttCCGTCTATGTCTGTTTACCTCATCATTCACTTCCTATGACACTTTCCCTCTCCTTCTCCCATTTTAATGCCCCTTTTTCCTGTTCTTCCCGCCGCCCCCGATCCCCACTTGtcctctcctcctcctcctcctcctcctcctcctcctcctccccctCCCCCTCCCATAATCTCATCCTCCTCCTCGGCGCCACCGGCTCCGGCAAGTCCTCCCTCTCCATTGACCTCGCCTCCCGCTTCCCCTCCGAGATTATTAATTCTGACAAAATGCAACTCTACACAGGCCTCGACATCACCACTAACAAGCTCCCCCTCTCCGACCGCCGCGCCGTCCCCCACCATCTTCTCGGCGACTTCGATCCTCTCGCCGGCGAAGTCTCCGCATCAGCATTCCGCTCCCACGCCGCGGCCGTTATCTCCGGCGTAGTCTCCCGAGGGAACCTTCCTCTCGTCGTCGGCGGTTCCAACTCCTTCATTCACGCGCTTGTCGCGGCGGATTTCGATCCAACCCACGACGTCTTCGGATGCTCTCGGAATCGGGTGTCTACGGAGTTCCGGTACCGGTGCTGCTTTCTGTGGGTGGACGTGTCGTTTCCGGTTCTGAAACGGTACTTGTCGAAGCGGGTTGACGAGATGTTAGAGGCCGGGATGGTAAGGGAGTTGGCGGAGTTTTACGACCCGGAAATTGCCGATTCAGAGACCCGAGTGGGGCTGAGGAAGGCGATCGGAGTGGCGGAATTCGAGGAGTTTTTCCGGCGGCATCACCCGAAAGGGAGAGAGTACAAAGAGGGGAGGGATCCAGTGGTGGCGAGCGCATACAAAGAGGCGGTaaggaaaataaaggaaaacacGTGGAAGCTAACAAAGAGGCAGTTAGGGAAGATCGGACGGCTGAGAAGAGCGGGGTGGGACCTGAAAAGAGTGGACGCGACAGCGGCGGTTGTGGCGGTGCTGGGGTCGGATGCGGCGGAGAAACGGTCAGAAATATGGGAGGCAGAGGTAGTGGAAGCAAGCGTAAAGATTGTGAAGAGGTTCATTGCGTAG
- the LOC111808286 gene encoding pentatricopeptide repeat-containing protein At1g08070, chloroplastic-like, with protein sequence MDYARHLFDHFPDPKLALWNATFRGYVRNEFYREVIFLSGKMKSMDVRPNCFTFPLVLKSCAKISAFVEGEQIHCEVIKGGFEGNQFVATTLIDVYSVGRAIGSAYKVFVGMLERNVVAWTSMISGYILCNDVVFARRLFDLAPERDVVLWNIMVSGYIEIGDMAAARKLFDAMPYRDVMSWNTMLNGYANNGDIEACEQLFEEMPERNVFSWNGLIGAYAHKGCFFEVLGCFKRMLIDGLVVPNDATLVTVLSACARLGALDLGKWVHVYAATIGFKGSIYVGNALIDMYSKCGVIENAMEVFGSMDSKDVITWNSVICGLATHGCGADALNLFHQMKMTGEKPDGITFIGVLCSCTHLGLVEEGISYFNSMVHDYSIVPQIEHYGCMVDLFGRAGLLDRAIEFVKRMPMEADAVIWAALLGACRIHKNIDLGELALQKLIQLEPKNPANYVMLSNIYGDVGRWKDVARLKILMRDTGSKKLPGCSLIEVNDSVVEFYSLDERHSQSEEIYGVLKGLMKLLRSFGYEPNIMELLQG encoded by the coding sequence ATGGATTATGCCCGCCATCTGTTCGATCATTTTCCTGACCCAAAACTAGCCCTTTGGAATGCAACTTTCAGAGGGTATGTCCGTAACGAGTTTTACAGGGAAGTGATTTTCTTGTCTGGGAAAATGAAGAGCATGGACGTGAGACCCAACTGCTTCACCTTCCCTCTTGTCCTCAAATCATGTGCAAAGATCAGTGCGTTTGTCGAAGGTGAACAGATACATTGTGAGGTGATTAAGGGAGGGTTTGAAGGGAACCAATTCGTGGCAACTACGCTGATCGATGTGTACTCTGTCGGGAGGGCGATTGGGTCTGCATACAAGGTGTTTGTTGGAATGCTTGAGAGAAATGTAGTTGCTTGGACTTCCATGATTAGTGGCTACATTTTGTGTAATGATGTGGTGTTTGCTCGCCGACTTTTCGACTTGGCACCAGAACGGGATGTCGTGCTTTGGAACATCATGGTTTCTGGTTATATTGAAATAGGGGATATGGCGGCTGCAAGAAAGCTGTTCGATGCAATGCCATACCGAGATGTGATGTCTTGGAATACAATGTTGAATGGGTATGCAAATAATGGAGACATTGAGGCTTGTGAGCAGCTGTTTGAAGAAATGCCTGAGCGGAATGTTTTCTCCTGGAATGGATTGATTGGGGCATATGCTCATAAGGGGTGTTTCTTTGAAGTATTGGGTTGTTTCAAACGAATGCTAATCGATGGCCTTGTTGTTCCCAATGATGCCACCCTCGTCACTGTGCTGTCCGCTTGTGCAAGATTAGGGGCTCTTGACTTGGGGAAGTGGGTGCATGTATATGCTGCAACAATCGGGTTTAAGGGAAGTATTTATGTTGGAAATGCATTAATAGACATGTATTCAAAATGCGGTGTAATCGAGAATGCAATGGAGGTTTTTGGAAGCATGGATTCAAAAGACGTTATCACTTGGAACTCTGTAATTTGTGGCTTGGCAACTCATGGATGTGGGGCGGATGCATTGAATTTGTTTCACCAGATGAAGATGACTGGCGAGAAGCCTGATGGAATCACGTTCATTGGAGTGCTGTGCTCCTGCACCCATCTTGGGTTAGTTGAAGAAGGCATCTCATATTTCAACTCAATGGTCCACGACTACTCAATTGTGCCTCAGATTGAGCATTATGGTTGTATGGTTGATCTATTTGGGCGAGCTGGACTTTTGGACCGAGCGATCGAGTTCGTGAAGAGGATGCCGATGGAAGCAGATGCTGTCATCTGGGCTGCTCTTCTAGGTGCATGCAGGATTCACAAAAACATCGATCTGGGTGAGTTAGCTCTTCAGAAACTCATTCAGCTTGAACCCAAGAACCCTGCAAACTATGTGAtgctatcaaatatttacgGAGATGTTGGGAGATGGAAAGACGTTGCCCGGTTGAAGATATTAATGAGGGACACCGGGTCCAAAAAATTGCCTGGATGTAGCTTGATAGAGGTGAATGATAGCGTAGTTGAGTTTTATTCCTTGGATGAGAGGCATTCTCAGAGCGAGGAAATCTATGGTGTCTTAAAGGGATTGATGAAATTGTTAAGATCATTTGGGTATGAACCAAATATTATGGAACTCCTGCAGGGATGA